A genome region from Arachis duranensis cultivar V14167 chromosome 6, aradu.V14167.gnm2.J7QH, whole genome shotgun sequence includes the following:
- the LOC107493504 gene encoding uncharacterized mitochondrial protein AtMg00860-like yields the protein MPVLLVKKKDGSLRLCDDYRQLNKVTIKDKYLVPRINDLMDQLQDKFVVIFIDDILIYSKTEAEHADHLRIVLQIFKDQKLYAKLSKCEFWKSEVKFLGHVVSQQGIVVDPAKVKAVMNWERPASVMKIRSFLGLVGYYRRFIKGFSQLALPLTKLTRKDTQFVWTPECEESFQVLKQRLITAPILVFSEPSEPFEVYYDASLKGLGCVLKQHRKVMAYASRQLRSDEMNYPTHDLELAAIVFALKI from the exons ATGCCAGTgctactggtaaagaagaaggatgggagtttGCGCTTATGTGATGACTATcggcagctgaacaaggttactATAAAGGATAAATATTTGGTGCCAAGGATCAATGATCTAATGGACCAACTACAGG ataaatttgttgtcatcttcattgatgacatccTTATTTACTCTAAGACTGAAGCAGAACATGCGGATCACTTGCGAATTGTGCTACAAATCTTCAAGGATCAAAAATTGTATGCCAAGTTATCTaaatgtgagttttggaagagtgaggtgaaatTTCTCGGTCATGTGGTAAGTCAACAGGGGATTGTTGTGGATCCTGCTAAAGTTAAGGCAGTAATGAATTGGGAGCGACCAGCTTCTGTGATGAAGATTAGGAGTTTTCTAGGCTTGGTGGGTTATTATCGGAGGTTTATTAAAGGGTTTTCACAACTCGCTTTACCTTTAACTAAGCTGACTAGGAAGGATACACaatttgtttggactcctgagtgcgaggaaAGCTTTCAAGTGTTGAAGCAGAGACTGATCACGGCACCTATATTAGTGTTTTCCGAGCCGAGTGAACCATTTGAAGTGTACTATGATGCATCACTAAAGGGTCTGGGGTGCGTGTTGAAGCAGCACCGCAAGGTCATGGCATATGCCTCACGGCAGTTAAGATCGGATGAAATGAATTATCCGACTCACGACTTAGAACTTGCTGCCATTGTGTTTGCTCTAAAGATTTGA